Below is a window of Acidobacteriota bacterium DNA.
AACGGCTCGCGATTGACCGCGCGAAACAGATGTTTGGCGCCGCACACGCCAATGTCCAGCCACACTCCGGCGCTCAGGCCAATATGTCGGTGTTTCTGTCGGTACTCAAGCCGGGAGACACGGTGATGGGCATGGACCTGTCACACGGCGGGCATCTCACGCACGGCCACAAGCTGAATTTTTCAGGGATTACCTACCACATCGTGAGTTACGGCGTGCATCCGGAAACGGAACGGATTGACTATGATGCGCTGGCGGCCCTGGCCGAACAGCACAAACCCAAAATGATCATCTGTGGCGCGAGCGCCTATCCACGCCAGATTGATTTTGCCCGGATTGGTGAAATTGCACGGTCAGTGGGTGCCTACTCAATGGCGGATATTGCCCACATTGCCGGACTGGTTGTGGCTGGTGAACACCCAAGCCCAATTGAGCACATGGATTTTGTGACCACCACGACTCATAAAACCCTGCGTGGGCCACGCGGCGGGCTGATTATGTGCAAGGAAGAACACGCCAAAATCATTGACCGCTCGGTATTTCCCGGCGTTCAGGGCGGACCGTTGATGCATGTGATTGCCGCAAAAGCGGTTTGCTTTAAAGAAGCGCTCGAACCGGCCTTTAAGGAGTATCAACAGCAGGTCGTGCGCAATGCCAGCGTGCTGGCTGAAACGATTGCCGCCGCCGGGTTCCGGATTGTGTCGGGAGGAACGGATAATCACCTGTTGCTGGTGGATGTGTTCAGCAAGGGCATCACAGGAAAAGTCGCGGAAAAAGTCCTCGAACATGCCGCAATCACCGTCAACAAAAACACGATTCCGTTTGATAAGAATCCACCGCTCGTCGGAAGCGGTATCCGCATCGGCACGCCGGCGCTGACCACCCGTGGCATGAAAGAAGACGATATGCGGCTAGTTGGCGGCCTGATCTGCGAAATCCTGGCGGATGTTGAAAATACTGCTGTTCAGGAAGATGTCAAACGACGCGTCGAAGAACTCACCACGCGCTTCCCGATCTACCAAAGCCGAATGACCGCCTACGAAGCCGAAACTCAGCAAATGGCCGCGCATTCATAACCACGCCAGAAAAAATGGAGCAAGGTGTCACCAAAACACCTTGCTCCACAGACGGAGTCACGCAATGGCACGCGAAGCTTACGGCGTTTTTGAAGGCGGCGGGGTCAAAGGCATTGCCCTGGTCGGAGCACTCAAAGCAGCGGAAGAACTTGGGTTCACCTTTCGTGCCGTCGCGGGCACCTCCGCCGGGGCTATCGTCGCGTCACTGGTCGCAGCCGGATACACGGCTGATGAACTGCGGCTCATCTTGATGGAAAAGGATTTCAAAGATTTTATGGACCCGGTTGCCAGTGGCATAACCGGCTGGATCCCAGGGTCAAATTTCGCGAAAGCGTGGAATGCGATGGGGTTGTATAAGGGTGACCATTTCCACGATTGGATGCGTGAAAAACTTTCCTGGAAAATCTTTGGCAATAAGAGGAAATCACCTACATTCAATGATTTGCTTGAAAAAACGGGCATTCCACTCAAAGTAGTAACCATTGAACTCATCAGCCAGAAAGTGCGAGCCTTTGAAAGCCACCGCAATGAAACAATGCATGTTGCGGATGCAGTACGGATGTCAATGAGTATTCCTTTTTTCTTTGTCCCGTATCGACGTGGAAGTGAAATGTATGTTGATGGCGGCGTCCTCAGTAATTTCCCAGCCTGGGTCTTTAAAAAAGTTCAAGACATTGAGCCATTACCTGTCCTTGGATTTCGTTTTGAACCTGATAGCTCAGATTTGATAACCAACGTCTGGGAACTCAGTTTGGCTCTTATTGGGACAATCCAGAAAATCGGAGAACAACTTTTGAATGAGGATACCCCAAATATCACTCCCGTTAACCTACCCACTCTTGGAATTGGCACAACCGACTTTGATTTGACGGATACTGATAAGGAGAATTTGTACCAGTGGGGATATGAACGAGCACAAGGTAGTTTGTTGGATTCCTTTCCACCCACACCATAACCCAGGAGGTGAAAATACAATGTCTTCACAAAACCCCTTTAATTATCTGTCGCCGATTACCAATCCAGCCGATTTTTTCAACCGCGAACGGGTGAAAGAAGAATTGAAGGCGCTTCTGGCCAAAGGCTCAAGCTGCCAGGTTATTGCGACACGTTCTGGGTACGGAAAAACATCTTTGCTTCGTTGTCTTGATGGATTTGCCCAGGAGTGGGATTCCTCTTATGTCACTGCCTACCTTGATATGAAGGAAGCTGATTGCCGAACAATAGCCGGTTTTGTAAAAGCTGCTGAAACAGGTTGGGGAGATCGTACTCGCGCTGCCAAATACAAAGATCCGCAAAATATGGAAACCCTGTTGTCAGTGCCCCAACTGGCGAACCGGGTTCAACAATTGCGCAAATCTGGGAAACGCCCGGTCTTGTTACTTGATAATTTTGAAGCGGTGGCCAGGTTCCCAACCGAATTCAATGAGGATTTCTATCTTGATCTTCGCCATATCGCAACAAGCAAGGAATTGGGTTTGTCGTTTGTGGCTACGTCAGAACAACCCATCCACGAAGTGGTTTACCCACGCAACCCGATTGTGTCGGCCTTTTCCAACATCTTCCGAACCACCTACCTGTTTCGGTTCAACGAAGAAGACTCCCACGACTTTGTCACGATTGAGCGTCCAGGTGTTCCCAAATTCACCGAAGAAGAAAAACAGGCCATTCTGGAGTTCGCCAAAGACCACCCAATGAGACTCCAAATCGCGTGCCATTTTGTGCTGGAAGCCAAACTCAACGGCACCAGCCTGACGACCGGCATTCTCAAAGCCATGGCCGCCGCCGATTCCCGTCATGCGGCATAGAACAAGGAATGAGAGATGAAGGATGAGGGATGAAAGAAATAACCTATTGTTTATCAATAGGATAGATCACTTCAGGGTAAGGATTTCAGGCCCTGCGGGCCTAAAACCATTCCACATCTGGCACCGTAACCTCTGGCCCAATCTTCATCCTCTAACTGATTTTAATTCCAACAACATATGGGCGATTACCTTCGCTGGGCATGCTGGCAATTGTTTCTCATTTTCTTTCAGCCGTCGCGGTTTGATCGTGAGGTAGCAGGCGATGGAGTTGAAAAGCCAACGATGTCTTTCAAGGAGCGTGTTTTCTATGTGGGGAAAATGGCTCCAGTTATGACAGCAATTGTCTTTGGGGGAAATCTGCTGATTGGTTTAGCTTGCGAGGCATATGGAATTAATTATGACTGGTTAAGATCCTGGCTATTTGCTTTTGGATGTGTGGCGGGTGGCTTGGCAGTTGGCTTGGCGGGTGGCTTGGCGGGTGGCTTGGCAGCTGGCGTGGAGAGTGACGTGGCGGGTGGCGTGGCGTCCGACGTGGCGTTTGGCTTGGTGGGTGGCTTGGTGTTTGGCCTGGCGTCCAACATGGCGAATGGCGTGGCGTCCGACGTGGCATCTTGCGTGATGTTTGGCGCGGC
It encodes the following:
- a CDS encoding patatin-like phospholipase family protein, translating into MAREAYGVFEGGGVKGIALVGALKAAEELGFTFRAVAGTSAGAIVASLVAAGYTADELRLILMEKDFKDFMDPVASGITGWIPGSNFAKAWNAMGLYKGDHFHDWMREKLSWKIFGNKRKSPTFNDLLEKTGIPLKVVTIELISQKVRAFESHRNETMHVADAVRMSMSIPFFFVPYRRGSEMYVDGGVLSNFPAWVFKKVQDIEPLPVLGFRFEPDSSDLITNVWELSLALIGTIQKIGEQLLNEDTPNITPVNLPTLGIGTTDFDLTDTDKENLYQWGYERAQGSLLDSFPPTP
- a CDS encoding serine hydroxymethyltransferase, whose product is MHRTLRATDPEIAEAIYNENRRLASGLEMIASENYTSEAVMTAMGSVFTNKYAEGYPGRRYYGGCEFVDIAERLAIDRAKQMFGAAHANVQPHSGAQANMSVFLSVLKPGDTVMGMDLSHGGHLTHGHKLNFSGITYHIVSYGVHPETERIDYDALAALAEQHKPKMIICGASAYPRQIDFARIGEIARSVGAYSMADIAHIAGLVVAGEHPSPIEHMDFVTTTTHKTLRGPRGGLIMCKEEHAKIIDRSVFPGVQGGPLMHVIAAKAVCFKEALEPAFKEYQQQVVRNASVLAETIAAAGFRIVSGGTDNHLLLVDVFSKGITGKVAEKVLEHAAITVNKNTIPFDKNPPLVGSGIRIGTPALTTRGMKEDDMRLVGGLICEILADVENTAVQEDVKRRVEELTTRFPIYQSRMTAYEAETQQMAAHS